Proteins from a single region of Undibacterium sp. KW1:
- a CDS encoding GyrI-like domain-containing protein has protein sequence MQNKITDKAVEKVVEISGFQISGLQVRTRNADEADNATGKIAPLWGQFFARNLPETLPAKTGDGKIYGVYSNYENDANGLFNVTAGVGVMAASAELANVSIAAGRYMVFECEGEMPAAIIEGWGKVWSYFSGQTEYQRSYLTDFEEYQGPTQAAIYIGIK, from the coding sequence ATGCAAAATAAAATCACCGACAAAGCTGTAGAAAAAGTTGTGGAAATAAGCGGCTTCCAGATCAGTGGCCTGCAAGTACGCACCCGCAATGCCGATGAAGCTGATAATGCCACCGGCAAGATAGCTCCTCTGTGGGGGCAATTCTTTGCCAGAAATTTGCCAGAGACCTTGCCAGCCAAAACTGGCGATGGAAAAATCTATGGCGTGTATTCAAATTATGAAAACGATGCGAATGGCTTGTTTAACGTGACTGCCGGTGTCGGCGTCATGGCAGCTTCGGCAGAACTGGCCAATGTCAGCATTGCTGCCGGGCGCTATATGGTGTTTGAATGTGAAGGAGAAATGCCTGCTGCCATCATAGAGGGCTGGGGCAAGGTCTGGTCATATTTTTCGGGTCAGACAGAATACCAGCGCAGCTATCTGACTGACTTTGAAGAGTATCAGGGGCCAACTCAAGCGGCGATCTACATCGGTATAAAATAA
- a CDS encoding GyrI-like domain-containing protein produces MSALSTNPALQVSYERRLSRVTNYLHAHLDEDLDLNKLADIACMSPYHWHRIYRAIHGESVVATVKRLRLQRAATLLARSDMAIDKIAEFSGYPNLQSFTRIFASVYGQPPARYRKEGSHQQFPLPDELSADLHFPVSITSIAPVQVLSIDNTGSYMSISKTFDILNGCAASRQLFREDTRWIGIYYDDAMTVDEDKLRSKACISAPQPLPEQALQEPLSLTELRGGKYAVLTYKGPYSDMQPVYRWFFGVWLPASGEEIDDAPPFEEYLNNPRDTAPADLLTNIYMPLR; encoded by the coding sequence ATGTCCGCATTGTCCACCAATCCAGCCCTGCAAGTCAGTTATGAACGCCGTCTTTCCCGCGTCACCAATTACCTGCATGCGCATCTGGATGAAGACCTGGATTTGAACAAGCTGGCCGACATCGCCTGCATGTCGCCCTACCACTGGCACCGCATCTACCGTGCCATCCATGGCGAGAGCGTGGTGGCAACGGTCAAGCGCCTGCGGCTGCAAAGAGCCGCCACCCTGCTGGCGCGCAGCGACATGGCGATAGACAAGATTGCCGAATTTTCTGGCTACCCCAACCTGCAATCTTTCACCCGTATTTTTGCGTCTGTGTATGGGCAACCACCGGCGCGTTACCGCAAGGAGGGCAGCCACCAGCAGTTCCCGCTGCCGGATGAACTCAGTGCTGACCTGCATTTCCCCGTCAGCATCACCAGCATAGCCCCGGTGCAAGTACTAAGCATAGACAATACCGGCAGCTATATGAGCATCAGCAAGACCTTTGATATCCTGAATGGCTGCGCAGCCTCACGACAACTGTTCAGGGAGGATACCCGCTGGATAGGCATTTACTACGATGATGCAATGACGGTGGATGAGGACAAGCTGCGCTCAAAAGCCTGCATCAGCGCGCCTCAGCCCTTACCAGAACAGGCATTGCAAGAACCCCTGTCTTTGACGGAGCTGCGCGGTGGCAAATATGCCGTGCTGACTTACAAAGGCCCCTACTCGGACATGCAACCAGTATATCGCTGGTTCTTTGGCGTCTGGCTACCTGCATCCGGTGAAGAGATAGACGATGCGCCGCCGTTTGAAGAATACCTGAACAACCCGCGCGATACTGCACCGGCAGATCTACTGACAAATATCTACATGCCCTTGCGTTAA
- a CDS encoding substrate binding domain-containing protein: protein MSQFLKQHPRVELRMDLNDRMLNPIEMGFDLSLRIAHVSDSNLAARRICAVKRSLYASPAYLEQHGIPEEPAHLAQHRCLNYGHNLTGAEWLLSDGRSEKRVRVGGVLCSNNGEMLAQAAADGLGIVLQPDFITQQWVARGEVVQILGEWQEAPLISLYALYVPSSRLPMAARAFIDFLVREFNDEALAPFA, encoded by the coding sequence ATGAGTCAGTTTTTGAAACAGCATCCGCGTGTTGAGTTACGCATGGACCTGAACGACCGCATGCTCAATCCCATAGAAATGGGTTTTGACCTGAGCCTGCGCATCGCGCATGTGAGTGATTCCAACCTGGCAGCCCGCCGCATCTGTGCCGTCAAGCGTTCGCTTTATGCCAGCCCAGCTTATCTGGAGCAGCATGGCATACCCGAAGAGCCAGCACACCTGGCCCAGCACAGGTGCCTGAATTATGGACACAACCTGACCGGGGCTGAATGGCTGCTCAGTGATGGCCGTAGTGAAAAACGCGTACGCGTAGGCGGTGTCCTGTGTTCGAATAATGGCGAGATGCTGGCGCAAGCTGCCGCCGATGGTCTGGGCATCGTCTTGCAGCCGGATTTCATCACCCAACAATGGGTAGCGCGGGGTGAGGTGGTCCAGATACTCGGTGAGTGGCAAGAGGCTCCATTGATCAGCCTGTATGCCCTGTACGTGCCGTCCAGCAGGTTGCCCATGGCGGCCAGGGCTTTCATTGATTTCCTGGTAAGGGAATTCAATGATGAAGCGCTGGCTCCATTCGCTTAA
- a CDS encoding LysR family transcriptional regulator — protein MDRLDAFRAFALSWQHGSFAAATREMDVTRSQASKLVASLEATYNVKLLNRTSRALSLTSAGAELHEYVRSILALSDEVSLALTERRTQAVGKLVVNAPMSFGTIMLHRA, from the coding sequence ATGGACAGACTCGATGCCTTTCGCGCTTTTGCCCTCTCCTGGCAGCATGGCAGTTTTGCTGCGGCTACGCGTGAAATGGATGTGACGCGCTCACAGGCCAGCAAGCTGGTGGCCTCGCTTGAGGCAACTTATAACGTCAAGCTCCTGAACCGTACCAGCCGCGCTTTGTCATTGACCAGCGCAGGTGCCGAACTGCATGAATACGTGCGCTCTATCCTGGCACTGTCAGATGAAGTAAGCCTGGCCCTGACTGAAAGACGTACTCAGGCTGTTGGCAAGCTGGTGGTGAATGCGCCCATGAGTTTTGGCACCATCATGCTGCACCGCGCATGA
- a CDS encoding hydrolase yields the protein MSNPKLDLLTASNHSLILIDHQPQMTFGVASGIDRQSLKNNVIGLAKSAKVFQVPTVLTSVETAGFSGEIWPEPLAELPDNKIFERTSMNTWDDEAVKVKLKKFGRKKLVFAALWTEVCLTFPVLEAMRDGYEVYFVEDASGGTSAAAHNMALQRMIQAGAVPMTWQQYLLELQRDWARKDTYKGTTGVVVEHSGAYGSGIDYAITHVRKMAARKVAH from the coding sequence ATGAGCAACCCAAAACTGGATTTACTGACAGCCTCCAACCACAGCCTGATCCTGATTGATCATCAGCCGCAAATGACCTTCGGCGTTGCCAGCGGCATAGACCGCCAGTCACTGAAAAACAATGTGATAGGCCTGGCCAAGTCTGCCAAGGTATTCCAGGTACCGACCGTGCTGACTTCAGTAGAGACTGCCGGTTTCTCCGGTGAAATCTGGCCTGAGCCGCTGGCCGAGCTGCCAGACAACAAGATTTTTGAACGTACCTCGATGAATACCTGGGATGATGAAGCCGTCAAAGTCAAGTTGAAAAAGTTTGGCCGCAAAAAACTGGTGTTTGCGGCATTGTGGACTGAAGTCTGCCTGACCTTCCCGGTACTGGAAGCCATGCGCGATGGCTATGAAGTGTATTTCGTTGAAGACGCCTCTGGCGGTACCTCAGCCGCTGCCCATAACATGGCCTTGCAACGCATGATACAGGCTGGTGCCGTGCCCATGACCTGGCAGCAGTACCTGCTGGAACTGCAACGCGACTGGGCCAGGAAAGATACCTACAAAGGCACTACAGGCGTGGTGGTTGAACATAGCGGCGCCTATGGTTCTGGCATAGATTATGCGATCACACATGTACGCAAAATGGCTGCACGCAAAGTTGCACATTGA
- a CDS encoding YoaK family protein encodes MPADISSATPASSPVPVFHAWMAPLLALVAAYIDTLGFIALFGLFTAHVTGNFVLIGAAFVHGGSGMTLKFLAFPAFIAGVLAAKWTHGFLSARGSTRVLKILLALEALFLFAFAMTGILLRPDLDANPGYTAIATGMLGALAMGLQNGTSRLSLSSLVPTTVMTGNVTQIVIDLVDAASGNIIARERIRRFIPAVAGFVVGAVGGAFAYIGLGFMAVLPVIAVLLVLIRLADPRQ; translated from the coding sequence ATGCCCGCCGACATTTCTTCTGCTACACCAGCAAGCAGCCCTGTACCGGTCTTTCATGCCTGGATGGCACCACTGCTGGCTCTGGTCGCCGCGTATATAGATACCCTGGGTTTCATTGCCCTGTTCGGGCTATTCACCGCCCATGTCACTGGCAACTTTGTCCTGATAGGTGCCGCCTTCGTACACGGTGGCAGTGGCATGACTTTAAAGTTCCTGGCTTTCCCGGCTTTCATCGCTGGTGTCTTGGCGGCCAAATGGACACACGGCTTTTTGAGCGCACGTGGCAGCACGAGGGTATTAAAAATCTTACTGGCGCTGGAAGCCCTGTTCCTGTTTGCCTTTGCCATGACAGGTATTTTGCTGCGGCCTGACCTGGATGCCAACCCCGGATACACTGCCATCGCCACCGGCATGCTGGGTGCGCTGGCGATGGGCTTGCAGAATGGCACCAGCCGCCTGAGTCTGTCCAGCCTGGTACCCACGACGGTCATGACCGGTAATGTGACACAGATCGTGATTGACCTCGTCGATGCCGCATCAGGTAACATTATTGCGCGCGAACGCATACGCCGCTTCATACCTGCGGTTGCAGGTTTTGTAGTAGGTGCGGTCGGCGGTGCCTTCGCTTACATCGGTCTGGGTTTTATGGCCGTCTTGCCCGTCATTGCAGTGTTGCTGGTGTTGATACGCCTTGCGGACCCGCGCCAGTAA
- a CDS encoding head GIN domain-containing protein, whose product MKNPISRRYILGALLALASLPAAADWSDGWFKGKAVEGSGNIQKQDRAVTGFSGIDLALPARLELRQGDKEGVQVETDDNLQSLVETVVESGHLKIRNADKNTYPKTRTMNIVVYCKNLDKIAVSGSGKIWTDKLASKELQTKIGGSGDVQIKLLQADSLSVVIGGSGNFVAAGNVNDVAGTIGGSGDIKAGRLEARNVKIKIGGSGTAQVWARDRLDVSIGGSGDVSYYGDPKISKSIGGSGRVTRKGDVPG is encoded by the coding sequence ATGAAAAATCCGATTTCCCGCCGCTACATCCTGGGCGCCTTGCTGGCATTGGCCAGCCTGCCTGCTGCCGCTGACTGGTCAGATGGCTGGTTCAAAGGAAAGGCTGTAGAAGGTTCAGGCAACATCCAGAAACAAGACCGTGCCGTCACTGGTTTCTCGGGCATAGACCTGGCTTTGCCCGCCAGACTGGAATTGCGCCAGGGCGATAAAGAAGGCGTGCAGGTAGAGACTGACGACAATCTGCAGTCGCTGGTAGAAACCGTGGTTGAAAGCGGTCATCTGAAAATCCGCAATGCCGACAAAAACACCTATCCTAAAACCAGGACCATGAATATCGTGGTGTATTGCAAGAATCTGGACAAGATCGCCGTCAGTGGTTCAGGCAAGATCTGGACTGACAAATTGGCCAGCAAAGAATTGCAAACCAAAATAGGTGGTTCAGGCGATGTGCAGATCAAGCTCTTGCAGGCAGACAGCCTGAGTGTGGTCATAGGCGGCAGCGGCAATTTCGTGGCTGCTGGCAATGTTAATGACGTGGCTGGCACGATTGGTGGGTCTGGTGATATAAAAGCCGGCAGGCTGGAAGCGCGCAACGTCAAAATCAAGATAGGTGGTTCAGGCACAGCCCAGGTATGGGCCAGGGACAGGCTGGATGTCAGCATAGGCGGCTCTGGTGATGTCAGCTATTACGGCGATCCAAAAATCAGCAAATCCATAGGTGGTTCTGGCAGAGTGACGCGCAAGGGTGACGTGCCTGGCTAG
- a CDS encoding DUF4124 domain-containing protein, giving the protein MKKSLLLVLPLLFPVLALAQTPVFRCEVDGRVVWSDNPCKSKGKVVTIKPLKTQPAKNDSAPKPQPK; this is encoded by the coding sequence ATGAAAAAATCTCTCCTCCTTGTATTACCCCTGTTGTTTCCTGTCCTGGCTTTAGCACAAACACCCGTATTTCGTTGTGAAGTTGATGGCCGTGTGGTCTGGTCAGACAATCCATGCAAAAGCAAGGGCAAGGTAGTGACCATCAAACCCTTGAAAACCCAGCCAGCAAAAAACGATAGCGCACCCAAGCCACAGCCTAAATAA
- a CDS encoding class I SAM-dependent methyltransferase yields the protein MKQFLLAMSLITGLASSQAVLADDALKAAIAGQQRTPANAVRDSARHPYETLTFFGIKPNMTVVELSPGGGWYTEILAPYLRDNGKMIAALGDPAVSKGAASFKQKLDANPAIYGKVQMGVFAPPAKLEYAAKGSVDMILTFRNIHNWIGNGEPAMKALFQNAYDSLKPGGVFGVVEHRLPSSKTQDEKASTGYVHESYVIKLAESVGFKLAGKSEVNANPKDNAEHENGVWALPPTFANKDKDKAKYEAIGESDRMTLKFVKS from the coding sequence ATGAAACAATTTCTGCTCGCCATGAGCCTGATCACAGGTTTGGCATCCAGCCAGGCAGTGCTGGCCGATGATGCCTTGAAGGCTGCCATTGCCGGACAACAACGCACGCCAGCCAATGCCGTACGCGACAGTGCGCGTCATCCGTATGAAACTCTGACTTTCTTTGGCATCAAACCAAATATGACAGTGGTTGAACTGTCGCCTGGCGGTGGCTGGTACACAGAAATTTTGGCGCCGTATCTGCGCGACAATGGCAAGATGATTGCTGCGCTGGGCGACCCCGCTGTCAGCAAAGGTGCTGCCAGCTTCAAGCAAAAACTGGATGCCAACCCGGCCATCTATGGCAAAGTACAGATGGGTGTGTTTGCCCCCCCTGCCAAACTGGAATACGCGGCCAAGGGCAGCGTCGATATGATACTGACTTTCAGGAATATCCATAACTGGATAGGCAATGGTGAACCAGCGATGAAAGCCCTGTTCCAGAATGCCTATGACAGCCTGAAACCAGGCGGTGTATTTGGTGTAGTTGAGCATCGTCTGCCAAGCAGCAAGACGCAGGATGAGAAAGCCAGCACTGGCTATGTGCATGAAAGCTATGTCATCAAACTGGCTGAGAGCGTGGGCTTCAAACTCGCGGGGAAATCTGAAGTCAATGCCAACCCTAAAGACAATGCCGAGCATGAAAATGGTGTCTGGGCTTTGCCACCAACCTTTGCCAACAAGGACAAGGACAAAGCCAAGTACGAAGCCATAGGCGAGAGTGACAGGATGACACTGAAGTTCGTCAAGTCTTAA
- a CDS encoding YceI family protein — protein MFRKCLLLILCCTGMSGYAADKYIVDQEHTYSNFEYKHWGLSLQRGRFDRNSGSIELDMENKTGSLQIAIEADSINSGSDTFNNILRSASFFNAEKYPKIFFQSNKLVFNEDKLVQVEGDLTIKDVTRKVTVDITQFECRFMILYLKRACGANGNTKILRSDYGVGRYVPFVSDEVTLSFSVEAIKE, from the coding sequence ATGTTCAGAAAATGCCTGCTGCTGATATTGTGCTGTACTGGCATGAGCGGATATGCCGCAGACAAATACATCGTTGATCAGGAACACACATACAGCAATTTTGAATACAAGCACTGGGGCTTGTCCTTGCAGCGCGGCCGTTTCGACAGGAATAGCGGCAGCATAGAACTGGATATGGAGAACAAGACCGGTAGCCTGCAGATTGCCATAGAGGCAGACTCCATCAATAGCGGTTCAGATACATTCAATAATATCCTGCGCTCGGCCAGTTTTTTCAATGCAGAGAAATACCCAAAAATCTTTTTTCAATCGAACAAGCTGGTCTTTAATGAAGACAAACTGGTGCAGGTGGAGGGTGACCTGACCATCAAGGATGTCACCCGCAAGGTAACGGTAGATATCACCCAGTTTGAATGCCGTTTCATGATCCTGTATCTGAAGCGTGCCTGCGGCGCGAATGGCAATACCAAGATACTGCGCAGCGATTATGGTGTGGGCCGCTATGTACCGTTTGTCAGCGATGAAGTGACTTTGTCGTTCAGTGTTGAGGCGATCAAAGAGTAG
- a CDS encoding DMT family transporter, with protein MSSLVVAIVLFAAFLHAAWNAAIKVGTNKYFNTVLVTSGAGLVCALVLPFVSQPDEDSWMFMLASVALQVVYFYLLAAAYRHGDMSQAYPLMRGTAPLLVALVSGSVIGEAVPTLRWLGLGMLVLGILGLSLSGQTSASDKSQALASRGFALLNACFIAGYTVVDGIGVRKSGAPAAYTMWIFLLTALVLLAIVMLRDRQVFFAYIRGKYFLGVAGGTASVASYGLALWAMTLAPVAAIAALRETSILFATAIAAWVLHEKISARRLTAILLAVAGAIVIRYT; from the coding sequence ATGTCAAGCCTAGTTGTCGCTATTGTCTTGTTCGCCGCCTTCCTGCATGCCGCCTGGAATGCAGCGATCAAGGTTGGCACAAACAAATACTTTAATACAGTATTGGTGACCTCTGGTGCCGGCCTGGTTTGTGCGTTAGTGTTGCCTTTTGTAAGCCAGCCAGATGAGGACAGCTGGATGTTCATGCTGGCTTCGGTAGCCTTGCAAGTGGTGTATTTCTATTTGCTGGCAGCAGCCTACCGGCATGGTGACATGAGCCAGGCTTATCCTCTGATGCGTGGCACCGCGCCTTTGCTGGTGGCCCTGGTCAGTGGCAGTGTGATTGGTGAAGCTGTACCCACCTTGCGCTGGCTGGGACTGGGTATGCTGGTGCTGGGCATACTGGGTTTAAGCCTGTCTGGTCAGACCAGCGCAAGTGACAAATCCCAGGCATTGGCAAGCCGTGGTTTTGCCTTGCTGAATGCCTGTTTCATTGCCGGATATACCGTTGTTGATGGCATAGGTGTGCGTAAGTCTGGTGCACCTGCTGCCTATACCATGTGGATTTTTTTGCTGACTGCACTGGTGTTGTTGGCCATCGTCATGCTCAGGGACAGGCAGGTATTTTTTGCTTACATCAGGGGTAAATATTTTCTTGGTGTGGCTGGTGGTACTGCTTCAGTCGCTTCATATGGGCTGGCATTGTGGGCCATGACCCTGGCACCTGTGGCCGCCATTGCTGCCCTGCGTGAAACCTCGATACTGTTTGCCACCGCGATTGCGGCCTGGGTACTGCATGAAAAAATCTCAGCCCGGCGGCTGACGGCTATTTTGCTGGCGGTAGCGGGTGCCATCGTCATCCGCTATACCTGA
- a CDS encoding GNAT family N-acetyltransferase codes for MSPLLRSALPDDYAVIATWINNIQACARWAGPQLPFPFASADLPALLAKPQAQDLVLIDVNKDVVGFAQFWQRDERRTHLGRIIVSPAARGLGYGRVLCEQLMRRAIAETGSSVLSLRVYRDNEGALHLYCQLGFVAVENDSNEEVLAMEYQV; via the coding sequence ATGTCGCCACTTTTACGCAGCGCCCTCCCGGATGATTATGCAGTCATCGCCACCTGGATAAACAATATACAGGCCTGTGCCCGCTGGGCGGGCCCGCAGTTACCCTTTCCATTTGCCAGTGCTGACTTGCCGGCCTTGCTGGCAAAGCCACAGGCGCAAGACCTGGTTCTGATTGATGTGAACAAGGATGTGGTCGGATTTGCCCAATTCTGGCAACGGGACGAGCGCCGCACGCACCTGGGCCGTATCATCGTTTCCCCTGCAGCACGCGGTTTGGGTTATGGCAGGGTATTGTGTGAGCAATTGATGCGACGTGCCATAGCCGAGACTGGTTCATCAGTGCTCAGTTTGCGGGTATATCGTGATAATGAAGGGGCGCTGCATTTGTACTGCCAACTGGGATTTGTGGCTGTCGAGAATGATTCAAATGAAGAAGTGCTGGCCATGGAATACCAGGTTTGA
- a CDS encoding alkaline phosphatase, whose product MQNDQKKNSKAPANIARRGFVIKMSSVAAVMASGGVLTACGGSSPELNGEMAAFNYGVASGDPLADRVILWTHAKISTDASVDLTWQMAADASFSSVLFSGRTTASAATGFTAKVDATGLAANTEYYYRFVAPNNSVSAVGRTRTLPVGNVDQVKLAVFSCSDYPAGYFNAYDSAISSGAQFALHLGDYIYEYKDGVYPPAASQVAGRVSAPASEIVTVADYRARHALHKADPYLKALHARMPMIAIWDDHEFANNAWMDSAENHNPATQGTWAARKAAASQVYHEWMPIRSPDSANLLKIYRSFDFGNLLSLHMLDTRIIGREQAPDRMLDAQGRDVADPKFLPYAFNKNKQLLGTTQQAWLDTQMTSSKATWQVLGNQTVMGRVQLPASTLVSNLSADSVTAYLTAKATPAAAQTQAQKDLLDPLKNPKISYNFDNWEGYPNARDTVFNSAAKLKTAGKKFLVLSGDSHNAWFNKLTLADGTQVGAEFAGMSVTSSGFEGVFPPSVVPPATLAGTIKALVDDITYIDTYRRGYMLITVTPAQAKGEYVYVSTVTSSSYTTSVDTFTYAG is encoded by the coding sequence ACGATCAGAAGAAAAATTCAAAAGCGCCAGCAAATATCGCCAGACGCGGCTTTGTCATCAAGATGTCTTCCGTTGCAGCTGTTATGGCATCTGGCGGTGTTTTGACTGCCTGTGGTGGCTCCTCTCCAGAGCTGAATGGCGAGATGGCTGCCTTTAATTATGGCGTTGCCAGCGGCGATCCTCTGGCAGACCGCGTGATCTTGTGGACGCATGCAAAGATATCGACCGATGCCAGTGTTGATCTGACCTGGCAAATGGCAGCAGATGCCAGTTTTTCCAGCGTGCTGTTCTCGGGCAGGACGACAGCAAGTGCAGCGACAGGCTTTACTGCCAAGGTTGATGCGACTGGCCTGGCTGCAAATACAGAATACTACTATCGCTTCGTCGCACCAAATAATAGCGTTTCGGCCGTAGGCCGCACCCGTACCCTGCCAGTTGGCAATGTCGATCAGGTCAAGCTGGCGGTGTTCTCTTGCAGTGATTATCCTGCCGGTTACTTCAATGCCTATGACAGTGCAATCTCTTCCGGTGCGCAGTTCGCCCTGCATCTGGGTGATTATATTTATGAATACAAGGATGGTGTTTATCCACCAGCTGCGTCGCAAGTTGCAGGCCGTGTTTCTGCACCCGCCAGTGAGATTGTCACCGTCGCTGATTACCGCGCACGTCATGCCCTGCACAAGGCTGATCCTTACCTGAAAGCCCTGCATGCACGCATGCCTATGATCGCCATCTGGGATGATCATGAGTTTGCCAACAATGCCTGGATGGATAGTGCAGAAAATCATAATCCTGCTACGCAGGGCACCTGGGCAGCACGCAAGGCAGCGGCCAGCCAGGTTTATCATGAATGGATGCCGATACGCTCGCCAGATTCTGCCAATTTGCTGAAAATCTACCGCTCGTTTGACTTTGGCAATCTGTTGTCGCTGCACATGCTCGATACCCGCATAATAGGCCGTGAACAGGCACCAGACCGCATGCTGGATGCGCAAGGCCGTGATGTGGCTGATCCCAAGTTCTTGCCCTACGCCTTCAACAAGAACAAGCAATTATTGGGCACCACGCAGCAAGCCTGGCTGGATACACAAATGACATCGTCCAAGGCAACCTGGCAGGTACTGGGTAACCAGACTGTCATGGGCCGTGTGCAGTTGCCGGCATCGACACTGGTTTCCAATCTGAGCGCAGATTCAGTGACTGCTTACCTGACTGCCAAGGCAACGCCGGCAGCGGCACAGACACAGGCGCAAAAAGATTTGCTGGATCCTTTGAAAAACCCAAAAATTTCCTACAACTTCGATAACTGGGAAGGTTATCCGAATGCCCGTGATACCGTCTTTAACTCCGCCGCGAAACTGAAAACGGCAGGCAAAAAATTCCTGGTTTTGTCAGGCGATAGCCACAATGCCTGGTTCAATAAACTGACCCTGGCGGATGGTACGCAGGTGGGTGCAGAATTTGCCGGCATGTCGGTTACTTCGTCCGGTTTTGAAGGTGTATTCCCTCCCTCAGTAGTGCCGCCTGCGACACTCGCAGGTACCATCAAGGCGCTGGTCGATGACATCACTTACATCGACACCTACCGTCGCGGCTACATGCTCATTACCGTGACACCGGCGCAGGCCAAGGGTGAATATGTGTATGTCAGTACCGTCACCAGTTCCAGTTATACCACCAGTGTGGATACTTTCACTTACGCTGGCTAA